GCTCGCGCAGCCGGGCCAGCTGGTCGTCGGGCGTGCCGAGCAGGCAGAAGCGGTCCACAATGGCATCGGGCACGAACTCCGCGTGCGTATTGCCCGCGCGCCCGTGCTGGTTGTAGTCGTACCCCTGCCTGCCCGCGATGTATTCGGTGAGCGCGGCCGGAATGTCGCTGCCCGACCCGTATTTCGCGACGAGGTCGGCGACGTGGTTGCCGACCATTCCGCCGAACCATCGGCACTGCTCCCGTGCGTGCGCCAGCGCCGAATCCGATCCGTCGGTGATGTACGCGGGCGCGGCGACGCAGATCCGGATCGACGCCGGGTCGCGGCCCACCCGTTCGGCCGCCGCCCGCACCCGGGCGATGGTCCACGCCGTGATGTCCGGGTCGGCCAGTTGGAGGATGAACCCGTCGGCCACCTCCCCGGTCAGATCGAGGGCGCGGGGACCGTACCCGGCCACCCACACCTCCAGCCGCGAGGCGGCCGCCCAGGGGAACCGGACGACGGTGTCGCCGACCCGCGCGCTGCGGCCGTTGCCGAGTTCCCGGATCACCTCGACCGATTCCCGCAGCGTGGCCAGGGTGGTCGGCTTGCCGCCCAGGGTCCGCACAGCCGAGTCACCGCGACCGATCCCGCACACGGTGCGGTTGCCGAACATGTCGTTCAGCGTGGCGAAGGTCGACGCCGTCACCGTCCAGTCCCGGGTGGCCGGGTTGGTCACCATCGGACCGACGACGACCTTGCGGGTGGCGGCGAGGATCTGGCTGTGGATGACATAGGGCTCTTGCCAGAGCAGATGCGAATCGAAGGTCCAGACGTGCGAGAACCCGTGCGTCTCCGCCAGTCTGGCCAGTTCGACCACCCGCGAGGGAGGGGGTGTGCATTGCAGCACCACGCCGATGTCCATGCGGCACTCTCCGTTTCGAGGATCAGAATAGATTCTGCGACAGTTCACGTTTGACGAACCGGCCGTGCCCCGCGCTACCGAGGTACGTGCCGTCGTCGACGATCACCCGGCCGCGGGACAGCACCGTGTCGACATGACCGTCGATCTCGAAGCCCTCATAGGCCGAGTAGTCCATGTTCATGTGATGGGTCTTGCCGAGCCCGATGCTGGTGTGACCGTTGGGGTCGTAGAGCACGATGTCGGCGTCCGCGCCCGGGCTGATCACGCCCTTGCGCGGGTACATGCCGAACATCCGAGCCGGTGTGGTGCAGCAGACATCGACCCAGCGTTCCAGTGCGATCCGTCCGGCCTTGACGCCCTGGAACATCAGGTCCATCCGGTGCTCGACGCCACCGATCCCGTTCGGGATCTTGCTGAAATCGCCTAGGCCCATCTCCTTCTGGTCTTTCATACAGAACGGGCAGTGGTCGGTGCTGACGGTGGCGACGTCGCCGGTGCGCAGGTAGCGCCACAGCTCGTCCTGATGTCCTTCGGCCCTGGACCGCAGCGGCGTCGAGCACACCCATTTGGCCCCCTCGAAACCCGGTGCGCCCAACTGCTGTTCGAGCGAGAGATACAGATACTGCGGGCAGGTCTCGCCGAACACGTTCTGGCCGTTGCCGCGCGCGGCGGCGATCTGCGCGAGCGCCTGCTCGGCCGAGACGTGCACGACGTACAGTGGCGCACCGGTCAGGTGGGCCAGCATGATCGCACGATGGGTGGCTTCCTCCTCCATCTGCCACGGCCTGGTCGTGCCGTGGAAGTACGGAGCGGTGTCCCCGCGCGCGATCGCCTGTTCGACAAGTACGTCGATAGCGATCCCGTTCTCGGCGTGCATCATGAGCAGCGCCCCGAGGTCACCGGCGGACTGCATGGCCCGCAGGATCTGGCCGTCGGTGGAGTAGAAGACACCGGGGTAGGCCATGAAGAGTTTGAAGCTGGTGACCCCTTCGGCCACCAATTCGCTCATCCCCTTCAAGGATTCGTCGTTGACCTCACCGATGATCTGATGGAAGCCGTAGTCGACCGCGCACTGTCCCGCCGCCTTCCGGTGCCAGGCGCCGAGCGTGTCCTGCAGCCGCTCGCCCGGTTTCTGGACGACGAAATCGATGATTGTGGTGGTGCCGCCCCAGGCGGCGGCGCGGGTGCCGGTTTCGAAGGTGTCGGATGCCTCGGTGCCACCGAAGGGCATCTGCATGTGGGTGTGGCCGTCCACGCCACCGGGGATCACGTACTTGCCGGTCGCGTCGATCACGACCTCGGCCGATTCCGTGAGGTCCGCGCCGAGCGCGGTGGCGCCGGGTTGCAGGACGGCGACGATGGTCTCGCCGTCGACCAGTACGTCGAGCGGTTGCGATCCGGTGGACGAGACCACCGTGCCGCCGTGGATGAAGGTGCGCGTCATGTCGGTCTCACCTGTCTCAGGGGGCCACCAGCGGCCCATAGGCGTCGGGGCGGCGGTCGCGGTAGAAGGCCCAGCGATCGCGCACCACCTTGATCAGGTCCATGTTCAGATCTCGGATCACCAACTCGGGGTGGGTGTCGGAGGCGACGTCGCCGACGAACTTTCCCTCCGGGTCGACGAAGTAGCTGGTGCCGTAGAAGTCGTCGTCGCCGTACTCCTCGACACCGACGCGGTTGATGGCGCCGATGAAGTACTCGTTGGCGACCGCGGACGCGGGCTGTTCCAGCTTCCACAGGTAGCCGGACAGGCCGCGCGAGGTGGCGGAGGGGTTGAACACGATCTCGGCGCCGGCCAGGCCCAGCGCGCGCCACCCCTCCGGGAAGTGCCGGTCGTAGCAGATGTAGACGCCGAC
The DNA window shown above is from Nocardia sp. NBC_01730 and carries:
- a CDS encoding TIGR03842 family LLM class F420-dependent oxidoreductase, with translation MDIGVVLQCTPPPSRVVELARLAETHGFSHVWTFDSHLLWQEPYVIHSQILAATRKVVVGPMVTNPATRDWTVTASTFATLNDMFGNRTVCGIGRGDSAVRTLGGKPTTLATLRESVEVIRELGNGRSARVGDTVVRFPWAAASRLEVWVAGYGPRALDLTGEVADGFILQLADPDITAWTIARVRAAAERVGRDPASIRICVAAPAYITDGSDSALAHAREQCRWFGGMVGNHVADLVAKYGSGSDIPAALTEYIAGRQGYDYNQHGRAGNTHAEFVPDAIVDRFCLLGTPDDQLARLRELEKLGVHQFAVYLQHDAKTATLEAYGESVLPRLAHPVNATEGVG
- the hydA gene encoding dihydropyrimidinase, which translates into the protein MTRTFIHGGTVVSSTGSQPLDVLVDGETIVAVLQPGATALGADLTESAEVVIDATGKYVIPGGVDGHTHMQMPFGGTEASDTFETGTRAAAWGGTTTIIDFVVQKPGERLQDTLGAWHRKAAGQCAVDYGFHQIIGEVNDESLKGMSELVAEGVTSFKLFMAYPGVFYSTDGQILRAMQSAGDLGALLMMHAENGIAIDVLVEQAIARGDTAPYFHGTTRPWQMEEEATHRAIMLAHLTGAPLYVVHVSAEQALAQIAAARGNGQNVFGETCPQYLYLSLEQQLGAPGFEGAKWVCSTPLRSRAEGHQDELWRYLRTGDVATVSTDHCPFCMKDQKEMGLGDFSKIPNGIGGVEHRMDLMFQGVKAGRIALERWVDVCCTTPARMFGMYPRKGVISPGADADIVLYDPNGHTSIGLGKTHHMNMDYSAYEGFEIDGHVDTVLSRGRVIVDDGTYLGSAGHGRFVKRELSQNLF